From Pseudomonas putida, one genomic window encodes:
- a CDS encoding patatin-like phospholipase family protein has product MSAIHIKYPALTFKAGKRALQRIRERGLQAADVGVVPGAAGGPKPLGIQGLDLALFGEWLPSAPRQRALIGASIGSWRFASACLDDPVAGIRRLGELYTEQDFAKGVTAAQISRSCQQMLDDLLQGRDGQILASPHYRLNILVVKSHGHLAHDHRGRLGMGLGSVVASNLLGRSRLARHFERVILHDERTTPPLDPLTDFPSRYLPLGLGNLRHALLASGSIPMVMEGVRDIPGAGAGTYRDGGLLDYHLDLPYRGDDLVLYPHFTDKVVPGWFDKALPWRKGDATRLRNVLLVTPSPQYLAALPFGKLPDRNDFKRFMGDAPSRKRYWYQAIAESQRLGDELLELIATGRLHERLQAL; this is encoded by the coding sequence ATGAGCGCCATCCATATCAAGTACCCGGCTCTGACCTTCAAGGCCGGCAAACGTGCCCTGCAGCGCATCCGCGAGCGCGGGCTGCAGGCAGCGGATGTCGGCGTGGTGCCGGGCGCCGCTGGCGGGCCCAAGCCACTGGGGATTCAAGGCTTGGACCTGGCGCTGTTCGGCGAGTGGCTGCCATCGGCCCCTCGCCAGCGCGCCTTGATTGGCGCATCGATCGGCTCCTGGCGTTTCGCCAGCGCCTGCCTTGACGACCCGGTCGCAGGCATCCGCCGCCTCGGCGAGCTGTATACCGAGCAGGACTTTGCCAAAGGTGTGACCGCAGCCCAGATCAGCCGCAGCTGCCAGCAGATGCTCGACGACCTGCTGCAAGGGCGTGATGGGCAGATCCTGGCATCACCGCACTACCGCCTGAACATCCTGGTGGTGAAGAGCCACGGCCATCTTGCCCATGACCATCGCGGCCGGTTGGGGATGGGGCTGGGCTCGGTGGTCGCCAGCAACCTGCTGGGGCGCTCCCGCCTGGCGCGGCATTTCGAACGGGTCATCCTGCACGATGAGCGCACCACCCCGCCGCTGGATCCGCTCACAGACTTTCCCTCACGCTACCTGCCGCTGGGCCTGGGCAACCTGCGCCATGCCCTGCTCGCGTCCGGCTCGATTCCCATGGTCATGGAAGGTGTGCGCGACATCCCCGGCGCCGGTGCGGGCACCTATCGCGACGGCGGCTTGCTCGACTATCACCTCGACCTGCCTTACCGCGGCGACGACCTGGTGCTTTACCCGCATTTCACCGACAAGGTCGTGCCGGGCTGGTTCGACAAAGCCCTGCCATGGCGCAAGGGCGATGCCACACGCCTGCGCAATGTGCTGTTGGTGACGCCGTCACCGCAGTATCTGGCCGCACTGCCCTTCGGCAAGTTGCCCGACCGCAACGACTTCAAGCGCTTCATGGGCGATGCCCCCAGCCGCAAACGCTACTGGTACCAGGCCATTGCAGAAAGCCAACGGCTGGGAGACGAACTGCTGGAACTGATTGCCACCGGGCGCCTGCACGAACGCCTGCAAGCCTTGTAG
- a CDS encoding response regulator transcription factor: protein MRLLLVEDNVPLADELTAGLQRQGYAVDWLADGRDAVYQGQSEPYDLIILDLGLPGLPGLDVLSQWRAAGLATPVLILTARGSWAERIEGLKAGADDYLSKPFHPEELQLRIQALVRRARGLANQPRLEAAGLHLDESRQCVSREGVDIQLTAAEFRLLRYFMLHPQQILSKSHLAEHLYDGETERDSNVLEVHVNHLRRKLGRSVIETRRGQGYIYAGSAG from the coding sequence ATGCGCCTGTTGCTTGTCGAGGACAATGTCCCCCTGGCGGATGAGCTGACCGCTGGCCTGCAGCGCCAAGGCTATGCCGTGGACTGGCTGGCCGACGGCCGCGACGCCGTGTACCAAGGCCAGAGCGAGCCTTACGACCTGATCATTCTGGACCTTGGCCTGCCGGGGTTGCCGGGCCTGGACGTGCTTTCGCAGTGGCGTGCCGCAGGTCTGGCCACGCCGGTGCTGATCCTGACCGCACGGGGCTCATGGGCCGAGCGCATCGAGGGCTTGAAGGCGGGGGCGGACGACTACCTGAGCAAGCCCTTCCACCCGGAGGAGCTGCAACTGCGCATTCAGGCGCTGGTGCGCCGGGCGCGGGGGCTTGCCAACCAGCCCCGGCTCGAAGCTGCCGGGCTGCACCTGGACGAAAGCCGCCAGTGCGTGAGCCGCGAAGGCGTTGATATCCAGCTCACCGCCGCTGAATTTCGCCTGTTGCGTTACTTCATGCTGCACCCGCAGCAGATCCTCTCCAAAAGCCATCTGGCCGAGCACCTGTACGACGGCGAGACCGAGCGTGACTCCAACGTGCTCGAAGTGCACGTCAATCATCTGCGCCGCAAGCTGGGCCGCAGCGTCATCGAAACCCGCCGCGGGCAAGGCTACATCTATGCCGGGAGCGCCGGGTGA
- a CDS encoding sensor histidine kinase produces MKSIQARLSLGLVAVLVVVGVVLAQLTLWLFEAGLQRYLENGLRKESENLLVALVRGPSGLQLDERRISAAYQRPFSGYYFRIDFDKGTWRSRSLWDLDMPKPAAPGLSDSHELGPEGQQLLALRADYRRLGQDISISVAQDYSPVREGFRRLQQIGLGMGLVALILVLVLQRITVTRSLRPLERARQQIAQLQQGQRSQLDAQVPSELAPLVGQINHLLSHTEDSLRRSRNALGNLGHALKTPLAVLLSLASSERLNDLPEVRAQLREQLEQIQQRLARELNRARLAGDALPGAQFDCDTELPGLLATLGMIHGEGLLLERDVPPGLLLPWDREDFLELLGNLLDNACKWADSEVRLGIAPTGEGYRVWVDDDGPGIPESQRLQVLERGSRLDEQVDGHGLGLGIVRDIVDAWGGSLALQQSPLGGLRVSIDLPRKVR; encoded by the coding sequence GTGAAATCGATCCAGGCACGCTTGAGCCTGGGCCTGGTGGCCGTATTGGTAGTGGTCGGGGTGGTGCTTGCGCAGCTTACCTTGTGGCTGTTCGAGGCCGGTTTGCAGCGCTACCTGGAAAACGGCCTGCGCAAGGAAAGCGAGAACCTGCTGGTGGCGCTGGTGCGTGGGCCTTCGGGGTTGCAGCTGGATGAGCGGCGCATTTCCGCCGCCTATCAACGGCCGTTTTCCGGTTACTACTTTCGCATCGATTTCGACAAGGGCACCTGGCGCTCGCGCTCGCTGTGGGACCTGGACATGCCCAAACCAGCCGCGCCCGGGCTCTCCGACAGCCACGAACTGGGCCCGGAAGGCCAGCAGTTGCTTGCACTGCGTGCCGACTACCGGCGGCTAGGCCAGGACATCTCGATCAGCGTCGCTCAGGATTATTCGCCTGTGCGCGAAGGGTTCCGGCGCCTGCAGCAGATTGGCCTGGGCATGGGCCTGGTGGCGCTGATCCTGGTGCTGGTGCTGCAGCGCATCACTGTCACCCGCTCGTTGCGCCCGCTGGAGCGCGCGCGTCAGCAGATTGCCCAATTGCAGCAAGGCCAGCGCTCGCAACTCGACGCCCAGGTACCCAGCGAACTGGCCCCGCTGGTGGGCCAGATCAACCATTTGCTCAGCCATACCGAAGACAGCCTGCGCCGTTCGCGCAACGCCTTGGGTAACCTGGGCCATGCCTTGAAGACGCCATTGGCGGTGCTGCTGAGCCTGGCGTCCAGCGAGCGCCTGAATGACTTGCCCGAGGTGCGTGCGCAACTGCGCGAACAGCTAGAGCAGATTCAGCAGCGCCTGGCACGCGAGCTGAACCGGGCGCGCCTGGCTGGGGATGCGCTGCCTGGCGCCCAATTCGACTGCGATACCGAGCTTCCGGGGTTGCTCGCCACGCTGGGCATGATCCATGGCGAAGGCTTGCTGCTCGAACGCGATGTACCACCCGGGTTGCTGCTGCCTTGGGATCGGGAGGACTTCCTTGAACTGCTGGGCAACCTCTTGGATAACGCCTGCAAATGGGCAGACAGCGAAGTGCGCCTGGGCATTGCCCCGACGGGCGAAGGCTACCGGGTGTGGGTCGACGACGACGGCCCGGGCATACCTGAAAGCCAGCGCCTGCAGGTGCTGGAGCGCGGTTCGCGGCTGGATGAGCAAGTGGATGGCCATGGCCTTGGGCTGGGGATCGTGCGGGATATCGTCGATGCCTGGGGTGGGTCTTTGGCCTTGCAGCAGAGCCCTTTGGGCGGTCTGCGTGTGAGTATCGATCTGCCGCGCAAGGTCCGCTGA
- a CDS encoding HPP family protein codes for MTALRSESRLQRLLPPPLNIPPKQWLRAGIGALLGLFLAGWLTGMAYGPGIALHLLGPLAASAVLVFAVHSGPLAQPWPVLGSYALAGAVGLFMREAFGPHLWVAATALGLSLVLMCLLRCLHPPGGGVAVSAVLADSGLTALGDHLLEPVLLNALILVLVAVVYNRLTGVHYPKGAAPRKDQHHTHDPLPSERVGVTGADLDQALDELGAFVDVTRDELERIILATEQHALQRSLGGITAASVMSRDVQFAAPDTTLEQAWKMLASHHLKTLPVLQQGKLVGIVSLSDLLGPAMQRGRFSWRGLFGRKAVRMEQVMSRQVISVSSQDPLERLLPLLCERGLHCLPVIDGDQMVGVITQTDLIAGLKRQLLSAAGSVSDQRVPAL; via the coding sequence ATGACTGCCTTGCGTTCCGAAAGTCGTCTGCAGCGGTTGTTGCCGCCGCCCCTGAATATCCCTCCAAAACAATGGCTGCGTGCCGGCATCGGCGCGCTGCTCGGTTTGTTCCTCGCCGGCTGGTTGACCGGTATGGCCTATGGGCCCGGCATCGCCTTGCACCTACTGGGGCCACTGGCGGCCTCGGCCGTGCTGGTGTTCGCCGTGCATTCCGGGCCCTTGGCACAGCCTTGGCCGGTGCTGGGCAGCTACGCGCTGGCCGGCGCAGTGGGCCTTTTCATGCGCGAGGCGTTCGGCCCCCACCTGTGGGTCGCGGCGACGGCCTTGGGCCTCTCGCTTGTGCTGATGTGCCTGTTGCGCTGCCTGCACCCGCCGGGGGGCGGTGTTGCGGTGAGCGCAGTGCTGGCCGATTCAGGGCTGACGGCGCTGGGCGACCACCTGCTGGAGCCCGTGCTGCTCAACGCGCTGATTCTGGTGCTGGTGGCCGTGGTGTACAACCGTCTGACCGGGGTGCATTACCCCAAGGGCGCTGCGCCACGCAAGGACCAGCACCACACCCACGACCCGTTGCCCAGCGAGCGGGTCGGGGTCACGGGTGCGGACCTGGATCAGGCATTGGACGAGTTGGGGGCGTTCGTCGACGTCACCCGCGATGAACTGGAACGCATCATCCTGGCCACCGAGCAGCATGCCCTGCAGCGCAGCCTGGGCGGGATCACTGCAGCGTCGGTGATGTCCCGCGACGTGCAGTTCGCCGCACCCGATACCACCCTGGAGCAGGCCTGGAAGATGCTCGCCAGTCATCATCTGAAAACCCTGCCGGTGCTGCAGCAAGGCAAGCTGGTGGGTATCGTGAGCCTCAGCGATCTGCTCGGCCCAGCCATGCAACGTGGCCGGTTCAGCTGGCGGGGGCTTTTCGGGCGCAAGGCCGTGCGTATGGAGCAGGTGATGAGCCGGCAGGTCATCAGTGTCAGCAGCCAGGACCCCTTGGAACGTCTGTTACCCCTGCTGTGCGAACGAGGGCTGCACTGTCTGCCGGTGATCGATGGCGACCAGATGGTCGGTGTGATCACTCAGACCGACCTGATCGCGGGGCTCAAGCGCCAGTTGCTCAGCGCCGCTGGCAGCGTTTCAGATCAGCGGGTCCCAGCGTTGTGA
- the zapE gene encoding cell division protein ZapE yields MSAWIPSPLRQLGQRLRTATSNQSELLAWFEDKARSRGYQLSDGQRRVIHAMAAQLARLPGGEPRSLYLYGSVGRGKSWLLDGFFQAVPVEAKKRLHFHDFFARLHQGMHRHRLLDDALGATLDELLGDCQVLCFDEFHVHDIGDAMLLTRLFNALFARGIFLLVTSNYAPEGLLPNPLYHERFLPVIRLINGRMEVLEVGGDTDFRSLPANREHQRFTQGHYVWPGDATQRQALKVPAAQPLTLEVNKRNLRALVSDGRTVMFAFDDLCEQPTAVIDYLQLAQQFDTWVIDGLDDLSECSLAAQQRFVNLVDVLYDQDCQVTVIGQRPLEESLGGHVADLMRTRSRLGQLHQVGPQTFPG; encoded by the coding sequence TTGTCTGCCTGGATCCCCTCCCCCCTGCGCCAACTGGGCCAACGCCTGCGCACCGCCACCTCCAACCAGAGCGAACTGCTCGCATGGTTCGAAGACAAGGCGCGTAGCCGTGGCTATCAGCTCAGCGACGGTCAGCGCCGGGTCATCCATGCCATGGCCGCGCAGCTTGCCCGCTTGCCAGGGGGCGAACCCCGCAGCCTGTACTTGTACGGCTCGGTGGGCCGCGGCAAGAGCTGGCTGCTGGACGGCTTCTTCCAGGCAGTGCCGGTCGAGGCAAAAAAACGCCTGCACTTTCATGATTTCTTTGCCCGCTTGCATCAGGGCATGCACCGTCACAGGCTGCTCGACGATGCCTTGGGCGCGACGCTGGACGAATTACTGGGCGACTGCCAGGTACTGTGTTTCGACGAATTCCATGTGCATGACATCGGTGATGCCATGCTGCTCACCCGCCTGTTCAATGCCTTGTTCGCACGTGGCATCTTCCTGCTGGTGACCTCGAACTACGCACCCGAGGGGCTGCTGCCCAATCCGCTGTACCACGAGCGATTCCTGCCGGTGATCCGCCTGATCAATGGCCGTATGGAGGTACTTGAAGTCGGCGGTGACACCGACTTTCGCAGCCTGCCGGCCAACCGTGAACACCAGCGTTTTACCCAAGGCCACTATGTATGGCCTGGCGATGCGACCCAGCGCCAGGCGCTGAAAGTGCCGGCCGCGCAACCGCTCACGCTGGAGGTGAACAAACGCAACCTTCGTGCACTCGTCAGTGACGGCAGGACGGTGATGTTCGCCTTTGACGACCTGTGCGAGCAGCCCACGGCGGTGATCGATTATCTGCAGCTTGCCCAGCAGTTCGATACCTGGGTCATCGACGGGCTGGATGACCTCTCGGAGTGCTCATTGGCAGCGCAACAGCGCTTCGTCAACCTGGTGGACGTACTGTACGATCAGGACTGCCAGGTGACGGTGATCGGGCAGCGGCCGCTGGAGGAGAGCCTGGGCGGCCACGTTGCCGACCTGATGCGCACCCGCAGCCGGCTGGGGCAGTTGCATCAGGTCGGCCCGCAGACGTTCCCCGGCTGA
- the queD gene encoding 6-carboxytetrahydropterin synthase QueD, producing MEIFKEFTFESAHRLPNVPAGHKCGRLHGHSFKVGLHLTGPLDPHTGWIRDFSEIKAIFKPIYEQLDHNYLNDIPGLENPTSEVIAKWIWEQVKPLLPELSKVRIHETCTSGCEYSGD from the coding sequence GTGGAAATCTTCAAGGAATTTACTTTCGAATCGGCCCACCGCCTGCCCAACGTCCCTGCCGGGCACAAATGCGGCCGCCTGCATGGCCACTCGTTCAAGGTCGGCCTGCACCTGACCGGCCCGCTGGACCCGCACACCGGCTGGATCCGCGACTTTTCCGAGATCAAGGCGATCTTCAAGCCGATCTACGAGCAGCTGGACCACAACTACCTCAACGACATTCCTGGCCTGGAAAACCCCACCAGCGAAGTCATCGCCAAGTGGATCTGGGAGCAGGTCAAGCCGCTGCTGCCGGAGCTGTCCAAGGTGCGTATTCATGAAACCTGCACCAGCGGCTGCGAATACAGCGGCGATTGA
- a CDS encoding PepSY domain-containing protein: MTHVTRSARYLALSLLAVCSLAVARDLDQDEALQLRRNGVILPLEQLLETALGRHPGARLLEAELEEDDDRYEYEVELLTTEGVVREIKLDASTGALLKDEEDD, from the coding sequence ATGACCCACGTGACCCGCTCGGCGCGCTACCTGGCTCTCTCGCTGCTGGCGGTCTGTTCCTTGGCCGTTGCGCGCGACCTGGACCAGGATGAGGCCCTGCAGCTGCGTCGCAACGGCGTGATCCTTCCGCTCGAGCAACTGCTCGAGACCGCCCTGGGGCGTCACCCCGGGGCGCGGTTGCTGGAGGCGGAGCTGGAGGAAGACGATGATCGCTACGAATATGAAGTCGAGCTGCTGACCACCGAGGGTGTGGTGCGTGAGATCAAGCTCGATGCCAGCACCGGTGCCCTGCTCAAAGACGAGGAAGATGACTGA
- a CDS encoding propionyl-CoA synthetase: MTYQHDYAHSIADPAAFWAEQAKQLAWYRQPTLTLQENPDGTHRWFADGRLNSCYLALDRQIELGRGEQAALIYDSPVTGVQQVFSYNQLRDEVARLAGLLRQLGVGKGDGVIIYMPMVPQAAMAMLACARIGAVHSVVFGGFAANELALRIDDARPSVLLTASCGLEFDRVIEYKPLVDRALQLAHHQPRQVLVLQRPQVRAQLQPGRDLDWQQALMNAEPVPAVELAAADPLYIIYTSGTTGKPKGIVRENGGNAVALCYAMRHIYGMQAGDVWWGISDVGWVVGHSLIVYGPLMSGCTTVFYEGKPIRTPDASAYWRVVEQYRVNALFCAPTAMRAIRKEDPDGELIRRHDLSSLRQLFLAGEKLDSSTHHWLERVSGKPVHDHWWQTETGWPVTAPCVGLEGSAARPGSSNRAVPGYHVRVLDDAGHLLGPNHQGAIVIALPLPPGCSQTLWGDHERYLQAYLQTYPGYYHTGDGGYLDDDGFVYIMGRTDDVINVSGHRLSTGEMEDLVACHPAVAECAVIGVHDQIKGQVPLALVVLKDGEGIGEAQLSVELVGKVREQIGALACFNQVRLVKRLPKTRSGKILRAVLRKIADGQAYVPPSTLDDPAVLREIEAVLADLPRAG; this comes from the coding sequence ATGACCTACCAGCACGACTACGCCCATTCCATTGCCGACCCTGCTGCCTTCTGGGCCGAACAGGCCAAACAGCTGGCCTGGTATCGCCAGCCCACCCTGACCCTGCAGGAAAACCCCGACGGCACCCATCGCTGGTTCGCCGACGGTCGCCTGAACAGCTGCTACCTGGCCCTCGATCGGCAAATCGAGCTGGGCCGTGGCGAGCAGGCGGCGCTGATCTACGATTCCCCCGTGACCGGCGTGCAGCAGGTGTTCAGCTACAACCAGCTGCGTGACGAAGTAGCGCGCCTGGCCGGGTTGCTGCGCCAGTTAGGGGTTGGCAAAGGCGATGGGGTGATCATCTACATGCCGATGGTGCCGCAGGCGGCCATGGCCATGCTCGCCTGCGCGCGTATCGGTGCAGTGCACTCGGTGGTGTTCGGTGGCTTTGCAGCCAATGAGCTGGCCCTGCGTATCGATGATGCGCGGCCAAGCGTGTTGCTGACGGCGTCCTGCGGGCTGGAGTTCGACCGGGTGATCGAGTACAAGCCGCTGGTCGACCGCGCGCTGCAACTGGCTCACCACCAGCCGCGCCAGGTGCTGGTGCTGCAGCGGCCCCAGGTTCGCGCCCAGTTGCAGCCAGGGCGCGACCTTGACTGGCAGCAAGCGCTGATGAATGCCGAGCCTGTGCCTGCAGTCGAGCTGGCCGCGGCAGACCCGCTGTACATCATCTACACCTCGGGTACCACGGGCAAACCCAAGGGCATCGTGCGTGAGAACGGTGGCAACGCGGTAGCCCTGTGTTATGCCATGCGCCATATCTACGGCATGCAGGCGGGCGATGTGTGGTGGGGCATTTCCGATGTGGGCTGGGTGGTCGGCCATTCGCTGATCGTCTATGGCCCTCTGATGAGCGGCTGCACCACGGTGTTCTATGAAGGCAAGCCGATCCGCACCCCGGATGCTTCGGCCTATTGGCGTGTGGTCGAGCAGTATCGGGTCAATGCCCTGTTCTGTGCGCCCACCGCCATGCGGGCGATCCGCAAGGAGGACCCGGATGGCGAGTTGATCCGCCGACATGACCTGAGCTCGCTGCGCCAATTGTTCCTGGCCGGGGAAAAACTGGATTCAAGTACCCACCATTGGCTGGAGCGGGTGTCCGGCAAGCCGGTGCACGACCATTGGTGGCAGACCGAGACGGGCTGGCCAGTCACCGCGCCGTGCGTGGGGCTTGAGGGCAGCGCGGCGCGGCCGGGTTCGAGCAACCGCGCAGTGCCGGGCTATCACGTTCGTGTGCTGGATGACGCTGGGCACCTGCTGGGCCCCAACCATCAGGGCGCCATCGTCATCGCGCTGCCGCTGCCACCCGGTTGCAGCCAGACCTTGTGGGGCGATCATGAGCGCTACCTGCAGGCTTATCTGCAGACCTACCCGGGTTACTACCACACCGGTGATGGTGGCTACCTGGATGACGACGGGTTCGTCTACATCATGGGGCGAACCGATGATGTGATCAACGTCTCTGGCCATCGCCTCTCCACCGGCGAGATGGAGGACTTGGTGGCGTGCCACCCTGCGGTGGCCGAATGCGCGGTGATCGGTGTGCATGACCAGATCAAGGGCCAGGTGCCCTTGGCGCTGGTGGTGCTCAAGGACGGTGAGGGTATTGGCGAGGCGCAACTGTCGGTGGAGTTGGTGGGCAAGGTGCGTGAGCAGATCGGCGCGTTGGCGTGCTTCAATCAGGTGCGATTGGTGAAGCGGCTGCCCAAGACCCGCTCGGGCAAGATCCTGCGGGCGGTGTTGCGTAAGATTGCCGATGGCCAGGCGTATGTGCCGCCCTCGACACTGGATGATCCGGCGGTGCTCAGAGAGATCGAAGCGGTGCTGGCGGATCTGCCCAGGGCAGGCTGA
- a CDS encoding LysR family transcriptional regulator, translating to MDIEQARTFLEVVRCGSLVAAAERLFVSQTAITARVQRLEQQLGCQLFVRSRNGASLTSDGEAFVSYANQLVQTWEAARRDLPLPEGCQQVLHVGAEVSLGNPMLLDWVSALHCALPSHAIRSEVSDGESLLRKVEMGLLDAALVYQPTYGPGLQVEQLMEEKLIRIRRVAQPDPYIYIDWGEAFRRQHDAALPDCARPALSFNLGPLALQFILDKGGSGYFRTRVVQAYLDSGVFERVPQAPEFTYPTFLVYPRKCDSEALQQAFALLRRLVASGTSDWSQRWDPLI from the coding sequence ATGGATATCGAGCAGGCCCGAACCTTTCTGGAAGTCGTACGGTGCGGCAGCCTCGTCGCCGCCGCCGAGCGCCTGTTCGTGTCACAGACCGCGATCACCGCCCGGGTGCAGCGCCTTGAGCAGCAACTGGGCTGCCAGCTGTTCGTGCGCAGCCGCAACGGCGCCAGCCTGACCAGTGATGGCGAAGCCTTCGTCAGCTATGCCAACCAGCTGGTGCAGACGTGGGAAGCGGCGCGCCGTGATCTGCCGCTGCCCGAAGGCTGCCAGCAAGTGCTGCACGTAGGGGCAGAAGTGAGCCTGGGCAACCCGATGCTGCTCGACTGGGTCAGCGCCTTGCACTGCGCGCTACCCAGCCACGCCATCCGCAGCGAGGTCAGCGACGGTGAGTCCTTGCTGCGCAAGGTGGAGATGGGCCTGCTGGACGCCGCGCTGGTCTATCAGCCCACCTACGGTCCGGGCCTGCAGGTGGAACAGTTGATGGAAGAAAAGCTGATCCGCATACGCCGTGTCGCGCAACCCGACCCGTATATCTACATCGACTGGGGCGAGGCATTCCGCCGCCAGCACGACGCCGCCCTGCCCGACTGCGCGCGACCGGCGCTGAGCTTCAACCTCGGGCCGCTGGCCCTGCAGTTCATTCTCGACAAAGGCGGCAGCGGCTATTTCCGTACCCGCGTGGTGCAGGCGTATCTGGACAGCGGGGTATTCGAACGGGTGCCGCAAGCCCCGGAGTTCACCTACCCAACCTTCCTGGTATACCCACGCAAGTGCGACAGCGAGGCACTGCAACAGGCCTTCGCGCTGCTGCGCCGGCTGGTAGCCTCCGGCACCAGCGATTGGTCACAACGCTGGGACCCGCTGATCTGA
- a CDS encoding PepSY domain-containing protein — protein sequence MKTLTALFTVAALAFGANVALAKDVQPDEVVKLVNAKTIKSLDELKAAAVAKHPGATVTDSELENEYGRYIYKVEMRDTQNVEWDVDLDAKTGEVLKDEQDR from the coding sequence ATGAAAACTCTGACTGCCTTGTTCACTGTCGCTGCGCTTGCTTTCGGTGCCAACGTCGCCCTGGCCAAGGACGTCCAACCTGACGAAGTGGTCAAGCTGGTGAATGCCAAGACCATCAAATCGCTGGATGAGCTCAAGGCCGCTGCGGTTGCCAAGCACCCCGGCGCCACCGTCACCGATTCGGAGCTGGAAAACGAATACGGTCGCTACATCTACAAGGTCGAAATGCGTGACACCCAGAACGTCGAATGGGACGTCGACCTGGACGCCAAGACCGGTGAAGTGCTGAAGGACGAACAGGACCGCTGA